GGATAACTAagcacaaaaaaaaaaaaaaaaaaaaagctctgGGCAGGTGGTTCGCTCGCATGGCTAACCCTTGCGAAATATTTTCCATCTCCACTTCGTAGCCCTACGGAGTACCCGAACACGAAATGCCTCGaagaaaattttttttatgcCAATAAATTAGGTTTTAAGCTTCTCTCACAGTCGAAGATGTTCTGTGTACGGAAAATTCATTCTTCTGGCCTTTCATTATTCACCACATAGATTTAATACGAATTGCCCAACTAGGAAATGACGAGGTCAACAGGCAAGTCCAGCCACAGTCTGGAACACATGAATTCAGGGTCTATGATATCGGCAGGTGGCAACAATAGTCAACCCAAAAATCGATGTCGGATTTTTCGGGCTTTGGCTGAATTTCCCGAGACCCACTGTGACTAGTATGACATCAAGGACTTTCCGACATTAATGCATCACCGTTGGCTGAGAGATAGGATTCTTTTGGTTCTAGAAGTGGTGGATTCCAAGATTACGAATTGCTTTATTAGGgcaagatgatgatgagctGAGACTGAGGAAGATTACGGAATACTCGTGTAGACGAGAATCACTCACCCTCTTTCGTTCAAAATAGACGACGTAGTCTACGAGTGTACATTGAGGCTGATATGAATCGATGCATAAGTTATGCAATGAAGTTCTTAATAACCAGCATAAGCACAACCCATCACATCTTACCTTGCAATCCATGCTTCATGCCTACTTGGGTAAGTAGCTAACCTTGCAGATTCCTCCGGTCCTCGGCTTAAATCCATACTCCGTCTCCGAGCTCCGTGTCCGCGTGGATCGTGCACTGTACACACCTTACGCTATGCCATGCATTCCCAATTCACGTTAGGCTCGTTCGAGCTTTGGCTTTGGTTCACTTATCGCTATCATTCACGGGTGATCGACACGTGCAAATGAGGAGTGTGACTCGATCTCGGGATTTCGTTGCCGGTACTCGGGACTGTGACGGTCCACCGCCAGATCGAGGTTTGACGGGCTGCTGGCTATGCGGCATATGGCGACGGGGCAGGTCGGATGAAATCGTCCGTGTGGATTCACCATCATTCACTTTTGACAAGCCATACCACATAGTTCCTCGTGACTCATGATGACTGAGGCATTTTTTTAAGTTGTGGTTGGCGGGTTCTTCCTGCGCCCATGTGGATTTGTTGAGATCCATTCAAGTTGAGCTGGCTAGTATATGCCTCATAGTTAGCGGCGTCTGATAAACCATTTGGCCCTGCTCATCCTCAATCTGTAAGCAAAGGAGCCATATTTTGGAGTTAATCGGAAAAAATCGAGCAAgtcgtacggagtagagttGGAAACAAAGCCCTGAAACAAACTTCCAGAAGATCGGCGCTTTGATCAATCTCTGGCCTTGTTCCCGGCCCATTGATGTGTTCGAAATCAAGCCACGTGATAGCATGGCCTATCTCAAACCGGCGTACCCACAAAGTCTGAGTTTCACCGCCTTCACATCTCAAAAGACGAAAACACATGGCCGTCTTAGCGGCTGACTAATGTCCCGTGTTATGCATCGAAAAAGTCCCTTTCACAAGTTCAGCCGTTTTCACCGCCTAGACTCTACACCAAAGGGAAAGTATCCAAACAAGACTACCACGACACAAACTTGCGAACATGACCTACTATACTTGTCTATATATCTAGCCATGTCGCCTCGCCTCGCATCTTCAATATGAGCACAAGGTACAGACCACAAGCTTAAAGGAAACAGAATTGATTCATGCTCAATGAGCCACGTTCAAATTATCAAACAGTTGATGGTCAAGTGACGCCCAAGACGCCCAGCCAAGACCAGTCACCAGGAACTCCAGCGAAACAGAACGCTTCAAGATTCAGCAATAAAAATGCATTGCTTCAAGACATCTCACTGCACATATGGCCTGTAAAACAGCTCATTGCCGAGGTGGTCGAGAACAGCGATAGCATTGTCAGGGTCCAGCATACGAAGATCAGCATACGCAAGAGCACGATCAATCGTCATCTCAATGTTGTGCAAGTCACGGGCATAACCATGGAACCGGAGCTTGTGAAGGACAGCCCTGATCCAGTTGACGCAGTTCTGGGGAGGATGAGCACCCTTAATCGGCAGCTGAACCGACTGAAGCAGCAGCTTGATAGTATCCGGGCCAATTCCGTCAGTGGCCTTGCCGATTGCCATTCTGATAAGAAGAGAGTCACACGACTCCGGATGAACGTTGCTCTTGACCCGGTATGTCCACTGGAAGTCGGGATTGAGGTCGCGTCGCATCACCGGGTCTGGCGTGGATCCATCAGTCACGTCGTAGGCGTAGTAGCGTTCGTGATTTGCATCCAAGACGAGGATGGCCCAGTGGTAGGCGGAGAAGCCCAGGCGTTTTCGGTGGTCACCAAGAGACAATTCGCCGCGGTGGTAGACTGCCAGGAACAGCTGGTAGATGTCGGTGGGTGGGGAACCCGAGATGGTGCCGCGATTGGGGGGAGCATCGCTGATCTACCTTTGTTAACTACTCTTCTGTGGACTTCAATTTCGAAGAATCTTTACTCACAGGAGGCTCATTCGGATACATGGCCCTGATGTCTCGGAATTTGgatgtgtgtgtgtgtgtgtgtgtgtgtatgTGGTTAGGATTGATCGAAGTTTCGTTTACTTGCTTTTCTCCGGTCGAGCTCTTGAGCGGCAGCCCTCAGCAGCTTTTTTTGCCTTTTCTACGCTACCGCCTGAATCGCATTTCAATAGTCTGCTGTGGGTGGCTGCCTAAGATATTCATGTGAGACCGACAACCCATTGACGATAGAAACGAGCGGAAACGGGGTTTTTATATCCCTGATTTATACATATTTGAAGCTATACAAATCCCCACGCACGGACCACCATGGCGTTCAGGTCGAAGGCGGCCACACCCCTCGATTTTTGACCATCAAGGACCGAAGCTAAGTATAAATAGTAAACTAGACTAAAGAAATAGATAAGAGAAAAATGAGAAACAAGTTAGCAGAATCAGATCAATCAAAAATAGAGACTAGCTCTAGCTGCCTGGTGGATTTAGATGATTGCCGGACATTTGGGGCACTTGAGCATAAACACATCATGACACCTAGGAACTATTTGATTTCTGACGGGCTTTGTTATTGTAGAGACAATGGATAGCCTGTACATCTCAAGTGTTCTAAAATCATGTAGGTGGTGATATGTCTGAAGAAAGTGAATTAATGCCAAAAAATTTGTTGAAATCACAGTCCATGAAAACGCTGACATGAGAAGTGATGGCTGTTCTTCACCTCTGAAAGGAGTTTACATAACAATCTCACAGCTGCTGAAACCGAGAACTGTACCACTTATAGGCTACGCTTGGATCTTTTCTCGCCCTCGTTGGATCCGGCACGACGCTACTCAAGATGCTCTAGTGGACCAGCAAAGTTTCAACTAAGTAGGATGAAGAAGTTCTGTTTGTTTTCTTTATCATTAAAGGACAATAACCCGGACGGCAGCCTGCTGCAGAGCCGTGCTGTACGTCCCTTGTCAGCCGGAAAAGATTTGTTTAAATGATGGGAATGTGACGAGAACATTTTCTTTCAGAATTGAGGTTCATTTCTCGACCGAAATTAGGCCGCGTTTGTTTGATTTACAAAATCTAGAGGAATATCGGCTCTAGCTTCTCATTTTGCACTTGGTGACTCAAGTGCTCCATTAAACCATTTCACATCGAATATACACATAAATCACAAAGATTACACAAGAAGGCACAGCTGAGACATGAGAACCATAGAGGAATCTCAATACAATGGCTGCCCAGAGTAGCTTGATACTCGATGCTCAGCCAGATGACCCTTGATCACGATTGGCATACAAGTCTGTTGCACAAGCTCCGCCCTTGTTCATCTCAAGGCAGAGACAAGAACAGCTTCTTCAACTCAGGATAGTTAGGTGTGCCCAATCCGGTAGCCGGGTCCCATCTGCATGGTACGtcagtaaaaaaaaaagcctatCGCCAATGTGGAAAGAATTGTACTCACCCTGGAATAGCACTGAAGCCCTCCGAGTCACATCCGGCATTGGTTCCGTTGGTGATATCGTTGAGAACGTGCGGGTTAGCGTAAAGCACAGGGTTCACGAAACCAACAGGGCCCTTGCCCTCGTAAATGCGTTCCTCGTTAATCTACCAAGAGGAGAACCATTAGCACAGTCAACAAACCAGTTTCAAATCTCGACTCACCAGGTTCAGAACGGAAGCGAACAATGGCGACGCCAAGCTAGAGCCATAGTAGTGTTCCAAGCTTCCACCGGTGTAAGCAGGGAACATGGCGCCGTTGGCCGAGACGTCAGGATAAGCACGACCAATACGGTTGTAGAGACCCTTTGTCTCGTTGAAATTGACTTCCAGCTCAGAGTAGTACGGGTAAGCCAGCTCAGCCTTCTTGAAGTACTCCTCCACGGCCTTCTTCTGGTACGAAGGCTGCGGGAAGTAGTTGGAGAAGCCGCCAGAGCTGCTGAAGTTGGCTGATTTACCACCCAAGTTGGCGTGCATCACGCTCTCGGCATCCTTGACGGTCTGGTCGGCGTAGAGCATGGTTCCGCCGACGGAGGTCACGTAGGGGCAGTTCGAGGGGTATTGCGGGTTGAAGATCTTTCCCTCGGGTCCGAGGCATCCGCTGGCGGATCCGCCGTCGCCGTGGAAGGAGGCGACTCCGTAATCGCCGGAGGCGAAGAGGATGGAGTGGCCCTGCAGGCCTAGCTTCATGAACTCATTGCATTGACGCTTGGTGTAGGCGATGGGAAGATCGGCTTCGGCTTGGCCGTAGGAGGCACTGATGACGTTTGTGGGCTTGTAGATACCGCATTGAAGCTGGCCTGGTGTGGTGTGAGTGATCGGATCTGTTGGGTTGGTGGAAATGAGATGTTACCTTTGTAGCCactggggttggggttggggtaGACTGCATCGAAATCAGGGTTGTCGCCCGTTTCACCGTAGGCACTGTAGGTGCAGTAAGACTGTGGTTGTTAGCAAGGTACATTTGATTTCCGAAAGAATTACAACGTACACCATCGAGAGCGTCAAGGAAAGTGTTGAACACGTTGATGGTCGCAACCTCATTCGGCCCATAGATCTGGTCATCGACCTGGTAGAGGGTCACGGTCTGGGGGTAGATAAGAGCAAAACTGGGGTCGTTAGCAACGGACAGAGAAGCATATAAAGCcacccccaaaaaaaagggtgtACTTACGCCATGTCAATGTCAATATCCGATTCACCAGTGTTCAGTGCACTGTAATCAGGCACCGAGAAGTTGGCTCCATCAACCATGGCAGGAATGGGGTAAGTGCCCTGGGGAACCCAAGGAGCAAAGCTTTTGTAGTAGAGATCAAGATCCGACTTGGCGAAGTAGTCACCCTGCTCGTAGAGACCAAGCGAGTTGCCCTCGGCTGCCTTTTTGGCTTCTGGGATGTGGTACAAGGCCCTGATGCAGGCCGGAGTCATGTCAGTTCCGCATCTCTGCAGATCTGCAGGAAGCAACTTCGCCTTCTCAGAGATAACTGCACTTGAGGTAGAGTCGCCGGTGCCCTTGAGGCGAGCCAAGTGCGATACTCGCTTCGCTATGGTGCTCTTCTTGTCAATGGTactgagcttcttcttcacaATGGGACTAAGCTTGACACCGGGGGTAATATAGTCAATGTGCGCCTGGATGTGCTCAGGGACGTGGTACCTAACACTGTTAAAAGAGTCCAAAATGGTCCGACAGCAGGAGGACTTACTCCTCGCAGCCAATCTTCATGCTGGAAGTGCTGGCATGCTCATGTTCATAGAACTCGGTCTTGAACAACTCCTCTACTTCATGCGCATAGGCATCAAAAGCCAACCAACCCTTGTTATCGGTGTGGACAATCCGGGATCCATGAATCCCAGAAGCTTCAAGCCAGCGGCGAACAGAGTCAACCGAGTCCTTTGAAGGAGCGAACAGATCGTGGACTTCCTCTGAAGTCCAGTACTGTCCGTACTTGGGAGAGCTCGGGTCAGAACTACACAAGGATTAGTGATCATGCATACCCTGTTAACACACGCAGTATCACAACATACACAGCCATGAGGTACTCATCACCCTTGTCCAAATTATTCTGAGTAAGACCGATGCGCACAGGCAGCACGGAATCGCGCTTAATGCGCTCGCCTTTCACCCAATCCACATGCTCACCTCGCTTTTCatgcaagacatgcttcaccGGTGCTGGGGCTGCTCCAGAAAGAGCAGCGATCGCCAGAGCGACACAAACCTGACGTACGAACATCTCGAGAAAAAAATCAGAGCTGTTACTGGTACCTGGCCATCCTGCATGGACAGGGGAACGCCGCCCTTGATATAGACGCGGGGGGCAGGCAATCACGATGGTATGATTGTAACCCTAGTCTTCCCCATTTGAGATGACGAAAAGGTACCAATTAAATTAGACAGGTCTGATTGGACATGGTCTGTGGTATCTGCATAATGTTTTGAGACACTAGAAGCGGGATTCAACATCCGACACTAGAAATCAGTGTCCCTATTGGGGACACTAGCTTCGATATCTCCGGCATAGCCGAAGAGTGAAGACAATCGCAATTTCTGGGGTTTGTTCTGCCAATATTGTGTGTCATTGCTTGTTTATTGCTTGGCCTTGGTGTTTTAATTTTTGTCTTATCTCCGATGCGCTTGCTAGTCTGATGAACACCCCCTCGTTTACAGCGGAGCTCCGACGGAGAAATCCTTCGATATTGCAACGGTTCATTTTCGGGCtgaactactccgtagtgcgAGGGGAATGTGTAAGATTGTTCAGTCTTGAGGCATTcgtcgagaaaaaaaaaaaaaacaagcaTCGGTTGTGGACACTAAACTCTATTAGAGCCAATGTCGTGAGAGTGGAGGCAAAACAAAAGAGACCTCTCGTGCTTAATTGGCTTTTTCGGTATTTATTGAGGCACCGAGGTGTGCTGGGAACAAACTgcttatgttgtatacaaTCCTACCAATTAGTTATTTAGCACATGCACTCATATATGTGTGTAAATTTATCGAAAAGgaccaaaaaaagaaggagaaaaaaaaaaactttgacatcatcatcatatcGAATATCCATCAGTGGAAACCACAGAGATggcatcttttttttttacgagAGGAAAAGGGAAAGGAGAAAAGAGACCGGAAGACGACAACCAGTAGAACACTCTAGTGGTGGAAGAGACGGACGCCCTGCTCGACAAAGGTGATACCCAGCTTCTCGGCAGTCTCGAAGACGGGGGTGTCATTCTGGCTGCCAGTGGGAGCGGCGATGTACTTGACACATGAGCGGGCAGCACGGAAGACGTTGTCAATGAAGGGGAACTAATGGAGACAGTTAGAATTTATCACGGAAGAGAAAATGGGCGGGGATTGCTTACAAAGGCATCGGACGAGACAGCGACCTCGCCGAGCTTCTGGAGCCAAGCCTCACGCTCCTCCTGGGTGAAGGGGGCAGGGACCTCCTCGAAGACACGCTCGTACTCGACAGTCTCGGCCGCAGTGCGGGGGGTCTGGCCGGAGCAGAGCAAGTCGATGGCGTTGGACTTGTCAGCACGCTTGGTGCCTTGCTTCCACTTGATGCCGATGACGCGGTCATGGAAACGCATCCACCAGTTGTCGGCCTTGTCACCGGCTAGACGGGTGCAGTGGATACGGCTCTGCTGGCCGGCGCCCAGACCGATGATTTGGCCGTTCAGGGCGTAGCAGACAGAGTTGGACTGGGTGTACTTGAGGGCAATGGTGGCGACAGTCAAGTCACGGAGAGCAGCCTCGGGGAGGGAGGTTGTGTTTTTGGGGGTGATGACGGTGTTGAAGGACTTGCTGGGGGAGATGACGACGTCGTTGCGGTGCTGAGTGAGCTGAACACCGTACAGAGTGCGGGTCTCCTCAGGGGCCGGAGTGTAGTCCTCATCCATCTGGAGGACGAGGTACTTGCCGCCCTTCTTCTTAGAGAGGATGGCCAGAGCCTCGGGTTCGTAGCCAGCAGCGATGACACCGTCAGACACCTCACGAGAGATGATCTTGGCTGTGGGGACATCAACGATGTCACTGAGGGCCAGAATGTCACCGAAGCTGGACATGCGGTCGGCACCACGGGCACGAGCGTAAGCCTGAGCCAGACCGGAGGTCTCGATATCCTTGATATCGTCCACCATGTACACCTTGCGCTCCTTCTCGCTAAGCGGAACACCGATAGCGGCACCAGCGGGGGAAACGTGCTTGAAACTGGCAGCGGCGGGGAAGCCAAGAGCCTGCTTGAGCTCCTTAACCAGAGGCCAGGCATTCAGGGCATCGAGCAGGTTGACGTAGCCAGGAGATCCGTTGAGGACCTTGAAGGGCAGCTTGCCCTGAACCATGTAGGCGGAGGCAGGCTTCTGGTGGGGGTTGGTACCGTAGCGCAGAGAGAGCTGCTTCAAACCGTTTCCAGCGTACTCCTTACGGAAAAAGGCTGAGATAGCAGAGTCGTAGTCAGCAGTCTGCTCGAATGCCTTGAGGGCGTACTGCTTGCGGCTAGCCTCGGTGATGGCGCCAGCCTCGAGCTCCTTGAGGAAATCGGAGTAGTCGCGGGGGTCTGACAGGATGGTTACACGCTTGTGGTTCTTGGCCGCAGCGCGAAGCAGAGTCACACCGCCAATGTCGACCTCCTCAACGGCCTCATCGATAGTGACGTTGACCTTGGCGACGGTCTCCTTGAAGGGGTACAGGTTGCAGACGACGTAGTCGACCTTGGAGATCTTCTGCTCAGCGAGATCCTTTTCATCGGACTCGATATCACGGGCGAGGATACCACCGTGCACAGCGGGGTGGAGGGTCTTGACACGGCCACCGAGCATCTCGGGGGCGTTGGTGATGGCGGAGACATCTCTGGGAATTTTGTCAGTTCCTGGGCTTTTTTGTTTTTATCACAACGCTTCTTCTTGTATTTCTTTGTATCAGTTATGGCGGAATTCACTCACTCAACAGGAAATCCAGCCTCACGGATCATCTTAGCGGTGCCGCCAGATGCGAGAAGACGGACTTCCTGCTTGACCAGACCCTTGGCCAGGTCAAGCAGACCGGTCTTGTCATAGACAGAAATGATAGCTATTCAATTCCAAGATCTGAGTATTAGAATTTATCTTGAGCTGCTTGGAATGAATAATATCATAGTCCGGGGAACTATGAAGTCCAAGAGTAACATACCAGTCTTTTGTTGAGACATGATGGATCTGACGGTCGGCACTAGATGTGTTAGAGAATGAATTGCCAAATCCAACCTGCAATTGAAAGCAATTCATATAAGGAATTTAATGACATACCCAAATCAAGTCAAGAGGGTATAACAAATGACgaacagaagaaagagaagaaaatatGACTCGCGGGGTCGGACCGATTGCGGCGGCGGGGCTCGATAGCAAAAGTAGTATTACGTGATCGACCTCAGCCCAGTGTGGTACCAGCCAATCATAGACCGGCATTGTGGAGGAGGCCTTAGCGCCACACGTGATCTTTGGAGATATAAGAGATTTCTCGCAGGCtccatcttctccttctttcttttccttcatGAACAACGCAAATTTCACATTCTACTCAAAAAGCGTTCCTACGAAGACTCGTCTGATGAAGTACGGAAATCGTATAGAGAATGGAGACGAAGTGCCAATTGGCAAAGGTGTCGATCTTGGGTGCAGTGCCTGCTTGACTTCTGGTCATGTAGTAGGGATTGCAATGATTGACTCTACATACCGACCGGAAAATAATAATTAATACTGTTGAATGTCTTCTCTCGAAAACAATCCTATGCAAATGTTGTAGTAGGTTCGCCAATCTCGCACGAAGTGCGGTCTTGTGCGAATTCTGTCTGCGAAGCCAATTTCTATTACAATTCCTTATCAGAGCCATCAATTAATTCAAATTTACATTAAAAGTTCCGTGCCCTCCATACAAGGCCGTTCCTCAGCGAAGCTCGAGTTGACCCCGAGCCAGGAAAGTTTCAGCCGCTTTTCGAGCCTCATGGCTTCATGACATCTCTGACGCCAGCTCCGATGGCAAGCTGACGGCCAACATTTCCAAAGCACACGCACGCGCAGAAAATGACACTGGCAACCCAAGTGCGGACCGCAATGCTCTCCTGTGTAATACCAACACCCAGCACAATCTCTAGTCCTGTTCCATTCAAAAGACTGGCGCCGAATGACGGGCCGGTCGACGTGGGCACAAGCTCTGGCTTGAGACCGAGAACCACTTCCATGCCAGCCAAGCCAACGGTGGTCGAGAGGACGAAGCCGGTCGTGGTGCGGTCAATCAGGTACCAGAGAACTGGGTTGGCGAGCGCGAGGGTCAGCGATGCTTGCGTGGTAGATTCCCAGGGGAGTCTCCGCTgttatttaaaaaaaaagtcgaaATGTCAGCATTGTCACATAGAAATAATAGAGAAAAACAGGAAGTGTAGAGAACAACGCCTGATCACTTACCATAGCGAATGCTATTCCGACAAACGCTCCAACACTGCGGGCAACAGCAACCCAAGATGGGGTGCGTTCCTCACTCTCATCATCAGCACCCGCGAGCTTCGAATCAGACTCGCCCTCACGCCAGCTATCCAGCCAAGGAAGCAGATTACCCAGAGCAATACCAGCCAGCCCCCATAAGCCCAAGTACTGCCATGACTCGTAGTAATGGATATTCTCCAGCTTGACAGGCGTGATCCAATGGTTCTCATGAAGATGAATCGTGATCACGCCGTAAGCAAGACCAAAACCAAAGAGCAGCACGCTGCTCAATGCCTGCGGTAAGATCACACCACGGAACAACCCATGGCTTAACCGAGACCGAGTCCTCCGCAGCGCCATCTGCC
Above is a genomic segment from Penicillium digitatum chromosome 3, complete sequence containing:
- a CDS encoding serine threonine protein kinase, with amino-acid sequence MYPNEPPISDAPPNRGTISGSPPTDIYQLFLAVYHRGELSLGDHRKRLGFSAYHWAILVLDANHERYYAYDVTDGSTPDPVMRRDLNPDFQWTYRVKSNVHPESCDSLLIRMAIGKATDGIGPDTIKLLLQSVQLPIKGAHPPQNCVNWIRAVLHKLRFHGYARDLHNIEMTIDRALAYADLRMLDPDNAIAVLDHLGNELFYRPYVQ
- a CDS encoding Protease S8 tripeptidyl peptidase I, putative, whose product is MFVRQVCVALAIAALSGAAPAPVKHVLHEKRGEHVDWVKGERIKRDSVLPVRIGLTQNNLDKGDEYLMAVSDPSSPKYGQYWTSEEVHDLFAPSKDSVDSVRRWLEASGIHGSRIVHTDNKGWLAFDAYAHEVEELFKTEFYEHEHASTSSMKIGCEEYHVPEHIQAHIDYITPGVKLSPIVKKKLSTIDKKSTIAKRVSHLARLKGTGDSTSSAVISEKAKLLPADLQRCGTDMTPACIRALYHIPEAKKAAEGNSLGLYEQGDYFAKSDLDLYYKSFAPWVPQGTYPIPAMVDGANFSVPDYSALNTGESDIDIDMAFALIYPQTVTLYQVDDQIYGPNEVATINVFNTFLDALDGSYCTYSAYGETGDNPDFDAVYPNPNPSGYKGQLQCGIYKPTNVISASYGQAEADLPIAYTKRQCNEFMKLGLQGHSILFASGDYGVASFHGDGGSASGCLGPEGKIFNPQYPSNCPYVTSVGGTMLYADQTVKDAESVMHANLGGKSANFSSSGGFSNYFPQPSYQKKAVEEYFKKAELAYPYYSELEVNFNETKGLYNRIGRAYPDVSANGAMFPAYTGGSLEHYYGSSLASPLFASVLNLINEERIYEGKGPVGFVNPVLYANPHVLNDITNGTNAGCDSEGFSAIPGWDPATGLGTPNYPELKKLFLSLP
- a CDS encoding Phosphoribosylaminoimidazolecarboxamide formyltransferase/IMP cyclohydrolase, whose product is MSQQKTAIISVYDKTGLLDLAKGLVKQEVRLLASGGTAKMIREAGFPVEDVSAITNAPEMLGGRVKTLHPAVHGGILARDIESDEKDLAEQKISKVDYVVCNLYPFKETVAKVNVTIDEAVEEVDIGGVTLLRAAAKNHKRVTILSDPRDYSDFLKELEAGAITEASRKQYALKAFEQTADYDSAISAFFRKEYAGNGLKQLSLRYGTNPHQKPASAYMVQGKLPFKVLNGSPGYVNLLDALNAWPLVKELKQALGFPAAASFKHVSPAGAAIGVPLSEKERKVYMVDDIKDIETSGLAQAYARARGADRMSSFGDILALSDIVDVPTAKIISREVSDGVIAAGYEPEALAILSKKKGGKYLVLQMDEDYTPAPEETRTLYGVQLTQHRNDVVISPSKSFNTVITPKNTTSLPEAALRDLTVATIALKYTQSNSVCYALNGQIIGLGAGQQSRIHCTRLAGDKADNWWMRFHDRVIGIKWKQGTKRADKSNAIDLLCSGQTPRTAAETVEYERVFEEVPAPFTQEEREAWLQKLGEVAVSSDAFFPFIDNVFRAARSCVKYIAAPTGSQNDTPVFETAEKLGITFVEQGVRLFHH